A region from the bacterium genome encodes:
- the queF gene encoding preQ(1) synthase, producing MELKAKRAVGKSFEPSVVDSSILVTFPYEYPYRHIQMEHTTDEFTCVCPFSELPDYATITIKYVPNKLCIELKSLKYYLYSYRQVRIFHEHAVNKILEDLVAVLDPLEMTVEAKFAVRGGIATTSTASYKKKH from the coding sequence ATAGAGTTAAAGGCAAAAAGGGCGGTAGGGAAGAGTTTTGAGCCATCAGTTGTTGACAGCTCAATTCTTGTCACCTTTCCATACGAATATCCATATCGTCATATTCAGATGGAGCATACTACAGATGAATTCACCTGTGTATGCCCTTTTAGTGAGCTGCCAGACTATGCCACTATTACCATTAAGTATGTACCCAATAAGTTATGTATAGAATTGAAATCTTTAAAGTATTACTTGTACTCTTATCGCCAAGTCAGAATATTTCATGAACATGCAGTAAATAAAATCTTAGAAGACCTTGTAGCGGTTTTAGACCCATTGGAGATGACTGTTGAGGCTAAGTTTGCTGTCAGGGGGGGTATAGCTACTACATCTACCGCATCCTACAAGAAAAAGCATTGA